In the Nilaparvata lugens isolate BPH chromosome 9, ASM1435652v1, whole genome shotgun sequence genome, one interval contains:
- the LOC120352976 gene encoding uncharacterized protein LOC120352976, translating to MLKVKGELADIKKENAELRLKNEDLNELVEDLRERMRNIEQYTRKNNLEISGIPVTPQEDVRHIVKDVGAALGCDMQVSQIAAAHRVPSYNKERPPAIIVNFYNRDTKEEILRKFREVRGKNHLTANTINKNFIPSRVYVSQENKQFLSKLKKSVRRSDMLLYGAEMESFLLEKLRGKE from the coding sequence ATGCTGAAAGTAAAGGGAGAACTCGCAGACATCAAAAAGGAAAACGCGGAATTACGTTTGAAAAATGAGGATCTCAACGAGTTAGTGGAGGATctaagagagagaatgagaaacaTCGAGCAGTATACCCGGAAAAATAATTTGGAGATAAGTGGTATTCCGGTGACTCCGCAAGAAGATGTCCGTCACATAGTGAAGGATGTAGGGGCGGCACTGGGATGTGACATGCAGGTGTCTCAGATTGCAGCAGCTCATAGGGTACCGTCGTACAACAAGGAGCGTCCGCCTGCGATTATAGTCAACTTCTATAATCGAGACACCAAAGAAGAGATTCTCAGGAAGTTTAGAGAAGTAAGAGGAAAAAACCATCTGACCGCCAACACAATCAACAAGAACTTCATACCCAGTAGAGTTTATGTGTCACAGGAAAACAAACAATTCCTCTCCAAGCTCAAAAAAAGTGTCAGGAGATCGGATATGCTTTTGTATGGTGCCGAGATGGAAAGTTTTTTGTTAGAAAAGCTGAGGGGGAAAGAGTGA